Proteins from a single region of Verrucosispora sp. NA02020:
- a CDS encoding proton-conducting transporter membrane subunit, with protein sequence MTLLLLFPVAGPLLVAGGLLALPGRLRTHRVAALVTTVAVLSAGVALLVTTTVAGDIPVLRVGGWPPPVAISLAADAFGALLVTVSAVVVLGCLVSAVGSGDDRRPYFLPLVLVLSAGAYGAFLTTDLFNLFVLIEVMLVPSYVLLSLAGGIGRGGAGRVYVSTNLLGSTLLLGGVALVYGTTGAVGLGDLAGAARDEPAVAVAGGVVLLALGVKSALVPVHDWLPRTYPVASPVVVALFSGLLTKVGLYAVIRIYAVVYDGDPAYHWLLGVVALLSMVVGVLGAVGEGSMRRILVFHMVSQIGYVLLGVALFTAASLAAAVYYLAQYVLVKAALLLCAAAVRAGRGTDRLDGTGGLAVQRPALALAFAGAALSLAGLPPFSGFLAKFLLLRAAAEVDAWWAMTVAVLVSLVTLLSMLKIWSALFTGEPATDAVTGRIGRSLVAPPLALAVLSLVAGLAAQPLLTVAETAADGLRDPAGYVRAVTGR encoded by the coding sequence GTGACCCTGCTGCTCCTGTTCCCCGTCGCCGGGCCCCTGCTGGTGGCCGGTGGTCTGCTCGCCCTGCCGGGGCGGCTCCGGACGCACCGGGTCGCCGCACTGGTCACCACCGTCGCCGTGCTGTCGGCGGGCGTGGCGCTGCTGGTGACCACCACCGTCGCCGGGGACATCCCGGTGCTGAGGGTCGGCGGCTGGCCGCCACCGGTGGCCATCAGCCTCGCCGCCGACGCGTTCGGCGCCCTGCTGGTCACCGTGTCGGCGGTGGTGGTGCTCGGCTGTCTGGTGTCGGCCGTGGGCTCCGGCGACGACCGCCGCCCGTACTTCCTGCCGCTGGTGCTGGTGCTCTCGGCCGGGGCGTACGGTGCGTTCCTCACCACCGACCTGTTCAACCTGTTCGTGCTGATCGAGGTCATGCTGGTGCCCTCGTACGTGCTGTTGAGCCTCGCCGGGGGCATCGGGCGCGGCGGTGCGGGCCGGGTATACGTGTCGACGAACCTGCTCGGCTCCACCCTGCTGCTGGGCGGAGTCGCGCTGGTCTACGGCACCACCGGAGCGGTCGGACTGGGAGACCTCGCCGGGGCGGCCCGCGACGAGCCGGCCGTGGCGGTGGCCGGCGGCGTGGTGCTGCTCGCCCTGGGCGTCAAGAGCGCGCTGGTCCCGGTGCACGACTGGCTGCCCCGCACCTATCCGGTGGCCTCGCCGGTGGTGGTGGCGCTCTTCTCCGGCCTGCTGACCAAGGTGGGTCTCTACGCCGTCATCCGGATCTACGCGGTGGTGTACGACGGCGACCCGGCGTACCACTGGCTGCTCGGCGTGGTGGCGCTGCTGTCGATGGTGGTCGGCGTGCTCGGCGCGGTCGGCGAGGGCTCGATGCGCCGGATCCTCGTCTTCCACATGGTCAGCCAGATCGGCTACGTGCTGCTCGGCGTGGCGCTGTTCACCGCCGCGAGCCTGGCCGCGGCGGTGTACTACCTGGCCCAGTACGTGCTGGTGAAGGCGGCGCTGCTGCTCTGCGCGGCGGCGGTACGCGCCGGCCGGGGCACCGACCGGCTGGACGGCACCGGTGGCCTCGCCGTGCAGCGCCCCGCGTTGGCCCTGGCCTTCGCCGGCGCGGCGCTGTCGCTGGCCGGACTGCCGCCGTTCTCCGGCTTCCTGGCGAAGTTCCTGTTGCTGCGGGCCGCCGCCGAGGTCGACGCGTGGTGGGCGATGACGGTGGCGGTGCTGGTCAGCCTGGTCACCCTGCTCTCCATGCTGAAGATCTGGAGCGCGTTGTTCACCGGTGAGCCGGCCACCGACGCGGTCACCGGCCGGATCGGGCGGTCGCTGGTCGCCCCGCCGCTGGCCCTGGCCGTGC
- the mbhE gene encoding hydrogen gas-evolving membrane-bound hydrogenase subunit E, translated as MILAVALAWQLGLAACVPLLTRRLGRNAGYPLAVGYLVAAGLLLTRLPTILDDRYVTLGWRWLPGLGVDAALRMDALGLVFALLALGVGALIMAYCPRYLSVDDDGQERVYVTMTLFAAAMLGLVLADDLLVLFVFWELTSILSFVLIGQGGRPAATGPAVQALLVTVAGGLALLTAIVLLAVQTGTTSLETIVAEPERLRGGTAWAVGALIVLAAITKSAQLPFHFWLPGAMVAITPVSAYLHAATMVKAGIYLLMRFSAVFGGTVVWDVTLMSVGLLTAIVGALLALRQYDLKALLAYSTVSQLGLLVGVIGVGTPAADAAAILYTVAHALFKATLFMLVGIIDHQAGSRDVRELSGLHRVMPVTVWLTVLAAMSMAGLPPTIGFVGKEAIFEAFGDAHGVGRLGWVAAGLGVLASVLTFAYAARLVHGMVEGPTRQRRLREPSWAFLAPAAVAAVTATVLGPAVSVLSPLVERAADAARPEGTPPYLAFWHGFTPALGLSAATVLLGTLMFLGRVRVDRLLRAVPTTPPFAELVERGRRRLLRVGALVARPAHATGPAPFLVRPLLAVVVLAAGAALLADVAPLPHVDPARPGDWLLVGLLVTTLAGLLTVRSALAAIGLTGVVGLLLSAWFLTVGAPDVALTLMLVEVLTAVVVMLALRQQPDRLAPVGRRWSVTAAAALAVVTGVAAAAGTAVLTGRGEPSGPGRWYLDRAEELTGGANVVNTILVDFRALDTLGEAVVLAVVALGLVRLGADRPARPDVGDPADDDVVLTFAYRMLAPVMLVVSALLFLRGHEATGGGFIGALLAGTAVGLGQLAHPGGAPLLGRVPAVPLVAAGLLIAVGAGAAPLAVGEPLLTPLGLSTPDPLPTLSTALVFDLGVYLMVLALVVAAVRRLGLPSGAPPAAAPPVGAAR; from the coding sequence GTGATCCTCGCCGTGGCGCTCGCCTGGCAGCTCGGGCTGGCGGCCTGCGTACCGCTGCTGACCCGGCGCCTCGGGCGGAACGCCGGCTACCCACTGGCCGTCGGCTACCTGGTCGCGGCCGGTCTGCTGCTCACCCGGCTGCCGACGATCCTGGACGACCGGTACGTCACCCTCGGCTGGCGGTGGCTGCCCGGCCTCGGAGTCGACGCCGCGTTGCGGATGGACGCGCTCGGTCTGGTCTTCGCGCTGCTGGCGCTCGGCGTCGGCGCGCTGATCATGGCCTACTGCCCCCGCTACCTCAGCGTCGACGACGACGGGCAGGAGCGGGTGTACGTCACCATGACCCTGTTCGCCGCCGCGATGCTGGGCCTGGTGCTCGCCGACGACCTGCTGGTCCTCTTCGTCTTCTGGGAGCTGACCTCCATCCTCTCGTTCGTCCTGATCGGACAGGGCGGACGTCCGGCGGCCACCGGCCCGGCCGTGCAGGCGCTGCTGGTCACCGTGGCCGGCGGGCTCGCCCTGCTGACCGCGATCGTGCTGCTGGCGGTGCAGACCGGCACCACCAGCCTGGAGACGATCGTCGCCGAGCCGGAGCGGCTGCGCGGCGGCACCGCCTGGGCGGTCGGGGCCCTGATCGTGCTCGCCGCGATCACCAAGTCGGCCCAGTTGCCGTTCCACTTCTGGCTGCCCGGCGCGATGGTGGCGATCACCCCGGTGAGCGCGTACCTGCACGCGGCGACGATGGTCAAGGCCGGCATCTACCTGCTGATGCGCTTCTCCGCCGTGTTCGGCGGCACGGTGGTGTGGGACGTCACACTGATGTCGGTCGGGCTGCTCACCGCGATCGTCGGCGCGCTGCTGGCGCTGCGGCAGTACGACCTCAAGGCGCTGCTGGCGTACTCGACCGTCAGCCAGCTCGGGCTGCTGGTCGGCGTGATCGGCGTGGGCACCCCGGCGGCCGACGCGGCGGCGATCCTGTACACCGTCGCGCACGCGTTGTTCAAGGCGACGCTGTTCATGCTGGTCGGCATCATCGACCACCAGGCGGGCAGCCGGGACGTCCGGGAGCTGTCCGGCCTGCACCGGGTGATGCCGGTGACGGTCTGGCTCACCGTGCTGGCCGCGATGTCGATGGCGGGGTTACCGCCCACCATCGGGTTCGTCGGCAAGGAGGCGATCTTCGAGGCATTCGGCGATGCGCACGGCGTCGGCCGGCTGGGCTGGGTCGCCGCCGGGCTCGGTGTCCTCGCCTCCGTGCTCACCTTCGCGTACGCGGCCCGCCTGGTGCACGGGATGGTCGAGGGGCCGACCCGGCAGCGGCGACTGCGCGAACCCTCCTGGGCGTTCCTCGCCCCGGCGGCGGTCGCCGCGGTGACGGCGACCGTGCTCGGTCCGGCGGTGTCGGTGCTGAGTCCACTGGTGGAACGCGCCGCCGACGCGGCCCGGCCGGAGGGCACCCCGCCGTACCTGGCGTTCTGGCACGGCTTCACGCCCGCCCTGGGCCTCAGCGCCGCCACCGTGCTGCTGGGCACGCTGATGTTCCTCGGTCGGGTCCGGGTGGACCGGCTGCTGCGGGCCGTACCCACCACACCGCCCTTCGCCGAGCTGGTCGAACGCGGCCGGCGACGGTTGCTCCGGGTCGGCGCGCTGGTGGCCCGCCCGGCGCACGCCACCGGCCCGGCGCCATTCCTGGTCCGCCCGCTGCTGGCGGTGGTGGTGCTGGCGGCGGGCGCCGCGTTGCTGGCCGACGTCGCGCCCCTGCCGCACGTCGACCCGGCCCGCCCCGGCGACTGGCTGCTGGTCGGCCTGCTCGTCACGACGCTCGCCGGTCTGCTGACGGTGCGGTCCGCGCTGGCCGCGATCGGGCTGACCGGGGTGGTGGGTCTGCTGCTGTCGGCCTGGTTCCTGACGGTCGGCGCGCCGGACGTGGCACTGACCCTGATGCTGGTCGAGGTGCTGACCGCGGTCGTCGTGATGCTGGCCCTGCGCCAGCAGCCGGACCGGCTGGCCCCGGTCGGGCGGCGCTGGTCGGTGACCGCCGCCGCCGCGCTCGCGGTGGTGACCGGTGTCGCCGCGGCGGCCGGCACCGCCGTGCTGACCGGCCGGGGCGAACCGTCCGGTCCGGGACGGTGGTACCTCGACCGGGCGGAGGAGTTGACCGGCGGCGCGAACGTGGTCAACACCATCCTGGTCGACTTCCGCGCCCTGGACACCCTGGGCGAGGCGGTGGTGCTCGCGGTGGTGGCCCTCGGGCTGGTCCGGCTCGGCGCTGACCGCCCGGCCCGGCCCGACGTCGGCGACCCGGCCGACGACGACGTGGTGCTCACGTTCGCCTACCGGATGCTGGCACCGGTGATGCTGGTCGTCTCGGCGCTGCTGTTCCTACGCGGGCACGAGGCCACCGGCGGCGGATTCATCGGGGCGTTGCTGGCCGGTACGGCGGTCGGGCTCGGGCAACTGGCCCATCCCGGCGGGGCGCCCCTGCTGGGCCGGGTGCCGGCGGTGCCGCTGGTGGCCGCCGGGTTGCTGATCGCCGTCGGCGCCGGGGCGGCCCCGCTGGCCGTCGGCGAACCCCTGCTCACCCCGCTCGGCCTGAGCACGCCCGACCCGCTGCCGACGCTCTCCACCGCGCTGGTGTTCGACCTCGGCGTCTACCTGATGGTCCTGGCGTTGGTGGTGGCCGCCGTCCGGCGGCTCGGGCTGCCCTCGGGTGCCCCGCCCGCCGCCGCCCCACCCGTCGGCGCCGCCCGATGA
- a CDS encoding sodium:proton antiporter — translation MSAAVLVGTLVAAGVFLLVRPGHLRVVLGFVLLGHAVNVVLLAAGGLGRRTAPVREVGPDTADPLPQAFVLTAIVITFGVTVHLLGLLRRGSADPDADADGPGGVTDPDGPGETDADERAGDGDPESGPAPTGPDGVRR, via the coding sequence ATGAGCGCCGCCGTGCTCGTCGGCACGCTGGTCGCCGCCGGGGTGTTCCTGCTGGTCCGGCCCGGACACCTGCGCGTGGTACTGGGTTTCGTCCTGCTCGGCCACGCGGTCAACGTGGTGCTGCTGGCCGCCGGCGGGCTCGGCCGCCGCACGGCGCCGGTCCGTGAGGTGGGCCCGGACACGGCGGACCCGCTGCCGCAGGCGTTCGTGCTGACCGCGATCGTGATCACCTTCGGGGTCACCGTGCACCTGCTCGGCCTGCTGCGTCGGGGCTCCGCGGACCCGGACGCCGACGCCGACGGCCCCGGCGGCGTCACCGACCCGGACGGCCCGGGCGAGACCGACGCCGACGAGCGTGCCGGGGACGGCGACCCCGAGAGTGGTCCGGCACCGACCGGACCGGACGGGGTACGGCGGTGA